DNA from Trueperaceae bacterium:
CTGGCGGGCGGGGGGGCGCTGGGTCGGCTTCGCCGCCTCGACGCCGGCGCCGTCGGGCGGGCCGTGCACCGCGCCGCCGGCCGGGTGCGCGGGCGCAACGCCGTGTCGCGCGCCCTCAAGGGTGCGTCGCTCACGCTCCGCAGCTACCGGCGCGACGCCGTCGCGCCCGCCGGCGCGTCGCTCGTGCGGGTCGCGCCCCCGATCGCGTGGTGGGACTTCCACCGCGCCGAGGAGGCGATCGCGGCCGGCGTCGCGGCGGTCGAGGCGTGGCGGAGCGGACGCCGGACGGAGGCGCCCGGCGCGGCGTTCTTCGGGGCGTTGCGCGACGCGTCGCCCGGCCCCGCCCACCGCCTCGAGGGGGAGGGCGCGTGAGCGCGTCGTTGGCGCTCCTCGGCCCGGACGTGCCGGGCGCCGACGCGTTGGCCCGCCTCGCGGACGGCCCCGTGGACGCGGCGGACGCCGCCCGCGCCGAGCTGCTCGCGGCCCTGCTGCGGCAGGGGGCGGCGGACCCGTGGCTGGGGGTCGCCGACGCTCTCGTGCACGGCGCGTCGGACGCGTGGGCGCGGGCGGACGCCGCGCCGGGCCTCGCCGCCTGGTTGGTGCGTGACGTCGCGACGTTGGCGGGGTGGCTGCACGCCGCCGCGCCGGCGTTCGCGCCGCCGGACGGCCCGCCGCTGGCGGACCTGGCGCCCGCCCCCGCCCCCGGACCGGTCGCGGACGTCGCCGCCGCGCTCCGGCGGGCGCCGCCCGCCGCCGTCACGGCGCAGGTCCGCACCTGGCGGCGGACGCACGGCGGGGGGCCGCTGGCGCGCTTCCGGGCGTTGCGGTGGGACGGAGCGACGCTGCACGGCGTACCGCACCCGTCGACGCCCGACCTGGCGGCGCTCGTGGCGTTGGAGCGGCCGATCGACGCGTTCGTGCGGAACGTCGAGGCGTTCGTGGACGGGCGCCCGGCGATGGACGCCCTGTTGTACGGGCCGCGCGGGAGCGGCAAATCGACGGTCGTGCGGGGGGTGCTGCCGCGGTTCGCGGAGCGCGGCCTGCGGCTGGTGGAGGTGCACGGCGAGGCGGTCGCGCACCTCGGGGCCCTCGCTGACCGCCTGCGCGGGCGTCCGGAACGGTTTCTGGTGTTCGTCGACGACCTCGCCTTCGAGGCCGGCGACGGCGGCTACCGGCCGCTCAAGTCGGTGCTGGAGGGCGGCCTCGCGGCGCGCCCCGCGAACGTCCGCCTGGTCGTCACCAGCAACCGCCGGCACCTGCTGCAGGAACGCCTTCGCGATCGCCCCGACCCCCTCGACGACGACGTGCACGCCTGGGACACGCAGCAGGAACGCCTCGCGTTGGCGGACCGGTTCGGCCTGGTCGTGACGTTCCCCAGCGCCGACCGGCGGCGCTACCTCGAGGTCGTCCGCGGCCTGGTGGCGCAGGAGGGGGGCCGGGGGGCGCTGGAGCGTGCGGCCGGCGGGCTGGACGAAGCGGGCGGCGACCCCGGCACCGACCCCGATGGGGCGGACCTCGAGGGACGCGCCGACCGGTTCGCGCGGGAGGGCAACGGCTACTCCGGGCGGACCGCCCGACAGTTCGTGGACGCCTGGCGCGCCGGCCTCGCCTGACGCGCCGCCGTCACGACCGCGGCCCGCCGGCGGGCGTGCGCAGCACGATCCACGCGAACCGCGCGAGGCGGGGCGCGCGGTGCCACCGCGCGGGGTCGGCCGCGATGCGCCAGGCCCACTCCACGCCGGCGCGCCGCGTCCAGGCGGGCGTGCGGCGCACGTCGCCCGCCAGCACGTCGAGCGTCCCCCCGAGCGACAGCGCGCAGGGGCGCCCGAACGCCGCGCGGTGGCGGTCGACGAAGCGTTCCTGGCGTTCGCCCAGCCCCACGAGCAGCAACCGCGCGCCGGAGGCGCGCACGGCGTCCGCGACGCGTGCGCCGTCCGCGTCGGGGAAGTACCCGTCGTGCGTCCCGACGACGTGCGTGCCGTACGCGGCGCGGATGCGTTCGGCGGCGCGGTCGGCGACGCCGGGTCGGCCCCCCACCAGGAACGTCGGGAGGCGGTCGCCGGCCCGCGCGAGGACGGCCTGCGCCAACTCGACGCCGGGCACCCGACCCGGGGGGGCCAGCCCGGCGCGGCGCGCCGCCCAGACGACCCCCACCCCGTCCGGCACGACGAGGTCGGCGCGCCGGACGGCGTCCGCCAACGCCGCGTCGCGGCGGGCCCGGACGACGAGCTCGGGGTTCAGCGTCACGACCGCCGCCGGGGCGTCCGCGTCGGCCAGCGCGAGGACGCGCTCCGTGGCGGCCGGGAGATCGAGGCGGTCCAGGGGGAAGCCGAGGAGGGCCCCGCGGTCGTCAGGGGGCATCGGCGGGGGCGAAGGCGAACACCTCGCCGCCGTGCCGCGCTTCGGTGCTGGTCAGGACCGGGACGGCGTCGACGCGGTCGAGGTCGGCGGACGCGCCGACGTCCGCGTCGAGCCCGAGGCGACGCAGGTACCGGCCCGAGCGCGAGGCGTACAGGAGGCGGAGCGGGTCGCGTTCGGCGCGCATCAGGTCCAACGCCATCTGCGTCGCGCCGGCGGGCACGAGGTCGTCGCGGCCGCGAAGCAGGCGGTCGGCGAGGAAGCCCGCGACGAGGACGTCGTCCAGGCCGGGCGCGCCGCGGAAGCCGCACGCGACGACGTCGATGCGGTGGCGGACGTGCGCGAGGGCGTCCGCGACGACGGCGCCGGCGTTCACGAGCGACGCGAGCGTCACCCGGCGGGCGCCGGCGGTCGCGGCGGCGGCGACGGGGGCGTTCTCGGAGACGAGCAGGGCGGGCCCGTCGAACGTGCGGCCGGCGAGGGTGGCGGGGGCGTTTCCGAAGTTGAATCCCTCGGGCGGGACGCCGCGCCGTTCCCCCAACAACCAGCCGCCGTCCTCCGCTGCGACGGCGCGAGCGACCCGGTGGCTGGCGGTCAGGCCCACCCGGGTGGCGCCGCCCTCCAGGACGAGGGGGACGGTCGTGGTGGCGCGCAGCACGTCGATGACGAGGACCACGTCGGCGTAGCGACCCTCGTCGTCGGGGCGTTCGGGGTCGCCGGCCCGGGGGACCGGGTCGATCGACAGGATCGGTGCGTGCGGGGGGGTGGACGACGCGGGCGCCACGCCGGGAGGCTACCACGGGGCGTCGCGCGCGCGGTTCGCGCGCGGTGCGCCCCCCGTGGCCCTGCAGGGACGCGACGTTCGTCCCTGGTCGCGGTGCGCGATCGGCGGCAGGGTGGGGCCATGAAACGCTACGACGTCGCCGTGATCGGGGCGGGCGTGGTGGGCGCCGCCCTCGCGCGCGCCCTGTCCGCCACCCGCGCGTCGGTCGTGCTGATCGACGCGCAGAGCGAAGCGGGGTTCGGGACCAGCAAGGCGAACAGCGGCATCGTTCACGCCGGGCACCACGGCGACCCCGCCACCCTCAAGGGGGCCCTCGAGTGGCCCGGCAACCAGGCGTGGGACGCCCTCGCCGCGGAGCTCGGGTTCGCGTTCCGGCGGATCGGCGAGCTCACCGTCGCGTTCGACGACGCCGAACGCGCCCACCTCGATGCGCTCGAGGCGCGCGGGCGGGCCAAGGGCGTGCCCGGCCTCGAGCGGTGGGACGCCGCCCGCGTCCGGCGGGAGGAGCCGGCGTTGTCGCACGACGTCGACGACGCGCTGTACGCCCCGACCGCGGGCGTCGTGAACCCGTACGAGGCCTGCTACACCCTCGTGGAGAACGCGGTGCGCAACGGCGTCGAGGCGGTGTTCGACGCGCCGGTCACGGACGTCGAGATCCTGGACGGCGGGGCGGCGTTCGCCCTCCGGGCGGGCGCGCGCCGCATCGAGGCGCGCTACGTCGTGAACGCCGCGGGCCTGTTCGGGGACGCGTTGAACGTCCTGGCGGGCGCCGGCGGTCCGACCCTCCGCGGCCGCAAGGGCGAGGAGTACCTGCTCGACAAGCGGCTGCAGGGCACCGTCCGGCGCCTCGTGTTCCCGGTCCCGGGGCGTGCGTCGAAGGGCACCCTGATCATCCCGACGTACGACGGCACGCTGATGGTGGGGCCCACCGCGCACGAGGTGGACGACAAGGAGGACGTGACGACGACCGCCGCCGGCGCGGAGGAGGTGTTCGCCAAGGTCCGCCGCCTCGCGCCCGGCCTCCAGGCGAGCGACGTGATCGCGCAGTTCGCCGGGGTGCGCGCCGTCGCCGAGGACGACGACTTCCACGTCGGCGCGACCGACCGGCCGCGCTGGCTGCAGGCGCTCGGCATCCAGTCGCCCGGCCTGACCGCCGCCCCCGTCCTCGCCGAGCGGTTGGTGGCGGAGCTCGCGGCGCAGGGGTTGGCGCTCGAGCCCGACCCGGCGTTCGACCCGGTCCTGCCGCCCCCGGTCCGTTTCGCCGCCGCCGACGCCGTCGTGCAGGAGGCGCTCGTCGCGCGCGATCCCGCGTACGCGCGGATGGTGTGCCGCTGCGAGCTCGTCACGGAGGGGGAGATCCGCGACGCGATTCGGCGGGGCGCGCGGACGTTGGACGGCATCAAGTTCCGTACGCGCGCCGGGATGGGCCGCTGCCAAGGGGGCTTCTGCACCCTGCGCTGCATGGAGCTCCTGGAGCGCGACGCCGGCATCCCCCTCCCCGACGTCCGCAAGCGGGGCCCCGCGAGTTGGGTGGCGATCCCCCGCGTCGACGGGGCGCCCGGGAAGGGGGTGGCGTCGTGATCAGCGACCGACCGCAGGACCTCGCGCCCACCTACGACGTCACGGTCGTCGGTGGGGGGCCCGCCGGCATGGCGGCCGCGCTGGGGGCGCGGGCCGCGGGCGCCGACCGCGTCCTCCTCCTCGATCGGGACGGGGAGGCGGGCGGCATCCTCAACCAGTGCATCCACGCCGGGTTCGGCGTGCACTGGTTCGGTGAGGAGTTGACCGGACCGGAGTACGCGCAACGGTTCTTCGAGAACGTCCTGGAGGAGGACGTCGACGTCCTCCTGGGGGCGTACGTGCTGGACGCCGGTGCGGGGGACGGGGTGCGCGTCGCGTCGCCCGTCGTCGGGCTCGCGACCGTGCCGAGTCGCGCGGTCGTCCTGGCGATGGGGGCGCGCGAACGGACGCGGGCCGCCGTCCGCATTCCCGGGCCCCGCCCGGCGGGCGTCATGACGGCCGGGTTCGCGCAGAAGCTCGTGAACCAGGAGGGCTACCTGCCCGGCCGGCGCGTCGCGATCCTCGGTTCCGGCGACATCGGCCTCATCATGGCGCGCCGCCTGATCCTCGAGGGGGTCGACGTGACCGGCGTGTACGAGCTCATGCCCCACGCGAACGGCTCCAACCGCAACGTCGTGCAGTGCCTCGACGATTTCGGGGTGCCGCTCCACGTCGCGACCAGCATCGCGGAGATCCGCGGGCGGGACCGGGTGGAGGGGGTCCGCGTCGCGCCGGTCGGGACGGACGGACGCCTCGACGTCGACGCCGGCGAGGACGTCGCGTGCGACACCGTCCTGACGTCGATCGGCCTCATCCCCGAAAACGAGTTGTCGCGGACCCTGCGCCTCCGGATGGATCCCGCCACCGGTGGGCCGGTCGTGAGCAGCGCGATGGAGACCTCCCGCGACGGCGTGTTCGCGTGCGGAAACGTCGTGCACGTGCACGACCTCGTCGATCACGTCAGCCGCGAGGCGGACCTCGCCGGTCGGGCGGCGGGGGCGTACGCGACCGGGGCGCCACCCCCCGAGGACAACGTCCGGCTCGTGCCCGGCGACAACGTCCGCAGTTGCGTGCCGCACACGATCTCGACCGAACGGACGCACGTGGTGCACGTTCGCGTCACGCGACCGATGGAGGCCTGCACGCTTCGCTTGGGCGACGTGCACGCCCGCCCGCTTCGCTACGCGGTGCCGGGGGAGATGACGACCGTGAAGCTCCGCCCCCGCGCCCTCGAGGGGTTCGCCGGGGGGTCGTTGCGCGTCGACGTCGTCCCCCGCGAGGAAGGAGCGAAGGCGTGAACGCATCCGACCCCGACGCCCACGCGGTCGAGCACCGCACGTACCTGTGCACCGGCTGTCCGTTGGGCTGCCGCCTGGAGGTGGACGCCGTCGACGGCGACGTCGTCGAGGTGCGGGGGTTCTCCTGCAAGCGGGGCGACGCGTACGCCCGCCAGGAGTACGTCGATCCCCGGCGGCCGCTGGCGACGACCGTGGCGGTGGCCGGGGGGCGGTGGCCGCGCCTCCCCGTCAAGAGCGCGGCGCCCCTCCCGAAGGCGCTCCTCGCCGACGTCGCGGCGTACCTCCACACCGTGCGGGTCGATGCGCCGGTCGCGCTGGGCGACGTCGTCGCCGCCGACGTGCTGGGGAGCGGCATCGACGTCGTCGCGACCCGCGACCTGCCGGCCGACGCACCCACCTGACCCCCGCGTCCCGCCCGTCGCCCCGCCGGCGGGGTGGGCTTGGTAGCGTCTCCCGGTGCCGAACGCTTCCCGGTCCGGCGGCGCCCCGCCCGCCCCCTCGTTCCTCGACGCCTACCTGCGGGGCGACCTGTCGCGATTCTTCGACGTCGCGCCCGGCGACGTGGCGGCCGGCCTGGCGCGGCCCTACCCGGGCGACCGGGCGGCGCTCGCCGACGCGCTCGACGCGCAGGCGACGGCGCGCGGCGACGGGCCCGGTCCGCGCCGCGCCATTCAGCGCCTCCGCCACCCGGACGCCCGGGTCGTCGTCACCGGCCAACAGCCGGGCGTGCTGCTGGGCCCGATGTACGCGCTGGTGAAGGCGGTGTCGGCGTGGGCGCTTGCGGCGCGCCTCGACCGGGAGGACCGGCCGGTCGTCCCGGTCTACTGGGTGGCGTCGCAGGACCACGACGTCGACGAGATCGCGCGCACGACGTTGCTCGGGCCCGACGGCGTGCGCCGCGAGGTGGCGCTCGACCTGCCGGAGGGGCGGCCGTCGGGACGCATCGCGTGGCGCGAGGACTGGACGGCGTGCCTGCAGGACGCGGTCCAGGACCTGTACGGCGCGACCGCGGCCGCCACCGAGGTCCGCGCCCTCCTCGAGGACGTCACGGCGCCCGGGGGGACGGTCGCCGACGTGTTCGCGCGGACCCTCGCGCGGCTGCTGGGGCCGCGCGGCCTGGTGGTGCTCGACCCCATGAAGCCGGACCTCGCGCGGACGTTCGCGCCGTGGCTTCGCCGCGAGCTCGAGGCGCCGACCGTCGGGCCGGAGGCGATCCGCACGTCGGGGGAGGCGTTGCGGTCGCTGGGCTGGACGCCGCAGTTGGGGCGGGCGGCCGGCGCGACGAACCTGTTCGTGCAGCGTGGCGACGGGCCCCGGCGACTGCTTCGCGTGGACGGCGACGGGTTCCATCTCGATGGGGAGGTCGGCGCGCGCGCGTCCGCGGCGGACGTCGCCGCGTGGCTCGAGGACGACCCGGCGGCGGTGACGCCCGCCGCCGGCCTCCGACCGATCCTGCAGGATGCCGTCCTGCCGACCGCCGCGGTGGTGGTGGGGCCGGGCGAACTGCGGTACTTCGCGCAGGTGCGGGGCGTGTACGCCCATCACGGCGTCGCGATGCCGCTCGTGCACCCGCGGACGCGCGCGACGTTGCTCGAGCCCCCGGCCGCCCGCATCCTCGCCCGGTACGGCCTCACCGCCGCCGCGGTGCAGGCCGACCCGGAGGGCGTCGAGCGGGAGGTGGCGTTGGCGCTGCACGGGGCGGACGACGCCTTCACGGCGGCGGCGGAGCGTCTCGAGCGCGACGCCGCCGACCTGCTCGACGCCGTGCGGGGGATCGACCCGACGCTGGCGGGGCCGGTCGCGCGCAGCGAAGCGTCGGTCGAGGCCGCGGTGGCGCGCCTCCGGACGAAGACCGCGGCGGCGTTGGCGCGCCGCGACCGGGTGACGCACGCGCAGTTCGCTCGCCTCCGCGCGATGCTCGTCCCGGGTGGCGGGCCGCAGGAACGCGTCGTGACGCCGTTCGCCTACTTCGCGAAGTTCGGCGTGACGCCGGTCCTGGACCGGCTCCTGACCCTTCCCGCCGACGGCGCGCACGAACTGCCGCTGGACCCCTGAGGGGGGCTCAGCGGCGCACGTAGTTCGGGGCGTCCTTGGTGACGGTGACGTCGTGCGGGTGGCCCTCGACGAGGCTGGCTTGCGTGATCGTCACGAAGCGCGCGTCGCGCTGGAGGGCGGGCACGTCCGCCGCGCCGACGTACCCCATGGCGCTCCGGAGGCCGCCGACCACCTGGTGGACGACGTCGCCGACCGGGCCCTTGTACGCCACCATCCCTTCGATCCCTTCGGGGACGAGCTTGTCGGCGCGGCGGTCCTCCTGGAAGTACCGGTCGGCGCTGCCCCCCTCCATCGCGCCGAGGCTGCCCATGCCCCGGTACGCCTTGTAGCGGCGGCCGTCGCGGAGGATCTCCTCGCCGGGCGCTTCGTACGTGCCCGCCAGCATCGAGCCCACCATGACGGCGTCCCCGCCGGCGGCGAGCGCCTTGGGGACGTCGCCGGTCTGTTTGATGCCGCCGTCGGCGATCAGTGGGACGCCGGCGTCGCGGGTGACGCGCGCCACCTCGAGGATGGCGCTCAATTGCGGCATCCCGACGCCGGTCACGACCCGCGTCGTGCAGATCGAGCCGGGTCCGACCCCGACCTTCACGGCGTCCGCGCCGCCGTCGATCAGGTCGCGGGCGGCGGTGGCCGTCGCGACGTTGCCGGCGACGACGTCGAGGTCGTACGTGGCCTTGAGCGTCGCGAGCGCCTCGCGGACGCCGCGGGCGTGCCCGTGGGCGCTGTCGAGCACGAGGGCGTCGACGCCGGCGTCGACCAGCGCTTCGGCGCGCGCCTCGAGGTCGTCGCCGGCCCCGACCGCGGCGGCCACCCGGAGGCGGCCGAGGTCGTCCTTGTTCGCGTTCGGGTACTCGGTCGCCTTGGTGATGTCCTTGATCGTGATGAGGCCGCTCAGTTTGCCGGCGTCGTCGACGACGAGCAACTTCTCGATCTTGTGGTCGCGGAGGATGGTGCGGGCGTCCTCGAGGGTGGTGCCGACCGGGACGGTCACGAGGCCGTCCTTCGTCATCAACGCCTCGACGCCCCGCGTCGGGTCGTCCTCGAAGCGCAGGTCGCGGTTCGTGAGGATGCCGACCAGGACGTCGTCCCCCTCGACGATCGGGACGCCGCTGATGCGGTACTCCGCCATGAGGCGTTCGGCGTCCCCGACCGTCGCGTGGCGGGGGAGGGTGATCGGGTCGGTGATCATGCCCGATTCGCTGCGTTTGACCTTGCGGACCATCGCCGCCTGCGCGTCGGCCGTCATGCGCTTGTGCAGCACCCCGATCCCGCCGAGGCGCGCCATGGCGATCGCCATGCGGGTCTCGGTGACGGTGTCCATCGCGGCGGAGGCGATGGGGGTGACGAGCGGGACGCGCCGCGAGAAGCGGCCTGCGACGTCGACGTCGCGGGGCAGCACCTCGCTCGCGCCGGGGATGAGGAGGACGTCGTCGAAGGTGAACGCCGTCGCCACGAGCTTGTCCTCGTGCGCGGCGGGACGGGCGTGCGGGTCGCTCATGGGGGCCTCCGGGGCGCGGTCGCGCCGACGCCCCGAGGATACCGCTCGCGGCGGCGGCGGGGGTGCGCGGGGGCCGGTGGGCCGGCGGGGCGCCCGGGCGTCGCGTCAGGTGGGCGGCTGGACGTGCCCACGGAGGGCGTCGTGCCACGCGCGGGGGACGCGGACGGCGCGTCCCGTGCGGTCGGTCGGGACGTGCGCGGTGGTGGCGGTCGCGACCGGAGCATCGGCGTCCTCGCCGTCGGCGACGACGATGCGGTAGGCGAACGTCGCGAAGCGGCTGCGGAGCGTCGTGAGGGTGGTGTCGATGCGCAGTTCGTCGTCGAAGTGGGCGGCGCGCCGGTAGCGGACGTCGAGGTGCGCGACCGCCATCGAGATGCCCTCCGCCTCGAGGTCGCGGTAGCGGAGGCCCCGCTCGCGCATCCATTCGACCCGGGCCGCCTCGAGCCAGGGGGCGTAGGCGCCGTGGTGGGCGACGCCCATCGCGTCGGTTTCGGCGAAGCGTACCCGCAGGATCACGGGGGCAGGCTAGCAGGCCCCGGTCGGGTCCGGGGGCGGGAGGTGCCGCTCGCGTTCGAGGCGCGCGACGAGGGTGCGGTCGACCCCGCTGAACGGCAGCGCCGCCCGAGCGGCGGCGTCCGCCCAGCGGCCGTCGCCCTCCGGCGGGGCGTCGCGCAGCACCGGCACGAGGTCGAGCACGAAGTGGCTGTAGACGTGACGGATCGGCGGTAGCGCCCGCCCGGAGGGGGCGTCCTCGTGCTGGGGGAGGCCCCACAGCCCACCGAGCAGGCCGTCGGGGGGACGGCGGACGACCCAGAGGGCGTCGTCGCCGACGTGGACCGACGCCCAGCGGCGGCGGGTCGGGACGGCCGTCCGGGTGCGGGGGGCGGGGTACGCCTCCACGTCGCCGGCGGCGTACGCGCGGCAGGCGGGGGCGAGGGGGCAGGCGTCGCAGGCGGGTGCGCGGGGCGTGCAGACCGTCGCGCCGAGCTCGATGAGCGCCTCGGTGCCGCGCTCGGGGCGGGCGTCGGGAAGGAGCGGCGCGAGTGCCTCGGCGAGGTCCGCGTCGCGGGGGGCGGGGTTGGCGAGGAGGCGCGCGCCGACGCGGCGGACGTTGCCGTCGACCGCGACGCGGCGTGCGCCGTCGGCGAAGGCGCGGATCGCGGCGGCGGTGTACGGCCCGACCCCCGGCAGGGCGCGCCAGCCGGCGTCGTCGCGGGGGAGGGCGCCGCCGGCGGCTGCGATCGTGCGGGCGGCGCGGTGCAGCGCGCGAGCGCGTCGGTAGTACCCGAGTCCCTCCCAGGCGGCGAGGACGTCCTCCTCGTCGGCGGCGGCGAGGGTGGCGACGTCGGGGAAGCGCGCCATCCACCGCTCGAAGTACGGCACCACCGTCGCTGCGCGGGTCTGCTGCAGCATGATTTCGGCGACCCACGTTCGGTAGGGGGTGCGGTCGACGCGCCACGGCAGCGCCCGAGCGCGGGCCTCGAACCAGGCGGCCAGCGGTTCGGCGTACGACGCCAGGGGGGTGGGTGGACCTCCGTTCACGCCGGAAGCGTACCGTCGCGCGGGCGGCCGTCCCCGGCCGACGGCGTCCCACGCAACCGCTCCCCCTCGGCCGCACCCGCTCGACCGCTCCCCCGCGGCCGTACCCACCGCCCGCCCCGCGCGCTTAGGAATCGTAAGTCCGAGCCCGAGGCGGCGTGGGGGGCCGCGGGTCGGTCGCGGCCCCCTCGCCGACCTCGAAAGTGCCGCAGGGACGCGGCTCGCTCCGACCAAGGCGGGGTTGACGGGGGCCGACCGGAGGGCGTACGCTCCCCCTCGTCCGCGCGCCCGCGGAGCGCGGCACCCCCGCCACGCACCGCGTTGCTTAGGAATCGAAAGCGCCCGTGGGGGCGCGCCCGCCCGAAAGGACCGACCATGCAGACCCTCTCCACCCCCTACGGCCGCCTCGACGTCGACCCCGCCACCCTTGAGCTCGGCGAACTCCTCGTCAGCGACGACGGCGTCGAACTCGAGGTCGTCGCCCTCGACCCGCTGCGCCTCGAACCCGCCCCCGAAGAGGCCGAGGACTGGGGCGAGTGACGACCGCGCCCGCGGTTCGCATCGCGCTGGTCCACGACCGCCTCCGCCCCGAGGAGCGCCTGCTCCTCGGGGCGTTCGACCGCCTCGGCGTCGACGTCCGCCGCGTCTACGCCCCCGACCTCCGGCTCGAAGCGGGCGCCCCGTGGCCGGAGGGCGACGTCGCGTACCTCCGTACCCTCTCGCACGCCCGCACCCTCGCGATCGCGCAGGGCCTCGAAGCGAGCGGCGTCCACGTCGTCAACCCCGCCCACGTCGTCGCGACGTGCGGCGACAAGTGGGCGAGCAGCGCCGCGCTCGCCGCGGCCGGCGTCCCCCAACCCCGCACCGTCCTCGCCTTCGACCGCGCCACCGTCCTGGCCGCCGCCGAGGACCTCGGTTGGCCGGTCGTCCTCAAACCGGTCGTCGGGAGTTGGGGCCGCATGGTCGCGCGCCTCCACGACGTCGACGCCGTCGACGCCGTCCTGGAACACAAGCGCGTCCTGGGCGGCCCGACCCACCAGCTGTTCTACGTCCAGGAGCACGTCGCCAAACCCGGCCGCGACCTCCGCGCCTTCGTCGTCGGCGACCGCGTCGTCGCCGCCATCGCCCGCGAAGGGGACGACTGGCGCACGAACACCGCCCGCGGCGCCACCGTCCGCGGCGTCGCGGTCACGCCCGACCTCGAGGCGACCGCCCTCGCCGCCGCCCGCGCGGTCGCGGGGTCGGCGCGGGGCGGCCTGCTCGCCGTCGACCTCCTGGAGGCCGACCGAGGCCTCCTGGTGGGGGAGGTCAACCACGGGCTCGAGTTCCGCAACTCGATCGAACCGACCGGCGTCGACCTGCCCCTCGAGATCGCGGCGTACCTTCGCGACGTCGCGGCCGCGTCCGCCCCGGACGCCCCGGCCGCACGGGCCGGGGCGGCCTCCGGCGCGCCCCCCGCGCACGCGGCCGGGGGGACGGCGTGAGCGCCGCCCCGCTCCGCGTCGCCATCCTCGGGGCGTCGGGGTACGCCGGCGGCGAGATGCTCCGCCTCGCGCTGGGACACCCGCACCTCGAGGTCGTGCAGGCCACCAGCGAACGGCACGCCGGCCACCCGGTCGCGTCGGTCCACCCGAACCTGCGCGCCGTCACCCGCCTGCGCTTCACGCCCCTTGCCGAGCTGAACGACGTCGACGTGCTGGTGTCGGCGTTGCCCCACGGGCACGTCGCCGATCGCCTCGACGCCCTCGAGGCGCACGCCGAGACGCTGATCGACCTCTCGAGCGACATGCGGCTGAACGACCCCGACGCCTACGCCCGCGCGTACGGCCGGCCCCACCCCGCCCCCGACCGCCTCGCCGACTTCGTCGTCGGGGTGCCCGAACTCCGTCGCGCCGCCCTCGCCGGCGCGACCCGCATCGCCGGCGCCGGGTGC
Protein-coding regions in this window:
- a CDS encoding ATP-binding protein, which codes for MSASLALLGPDVPGADALARLADGPVDAADAARAELLAALLRQGAADPWLGVADALVHGASDAWARADAAPGLAAWLVRDVATLAGWLHAAAPAFAPPDGPPLADLAPAPAPGPVADVAAALRRAPPAAVTAQVRTWRRTHGGGPLARFRALRWDGATLHGVPHPSTPDLAALVALERPIDAFVRNVEAFVDGRPAMDALLYGPRGSGKSTVVRGVLPRFAERGLRLVEVHGEAVAHLGALADRLRGRPERFLVFVDDLAFEAGDGGYRPLKSVLEGGLAARPANVRLVVTSNRRHLLQERLRDRPDPLDDDVHAWDTQQERLALADRFGLVVTFPSADRRRYLEVVRGLVAQEGGRGALERAAGGLDEAGGDPGTDPDGADLEGRADRFAREGNGYSGRTARQFVDAWRAGLA
- a CDS encoding WecB/TagA/CpsF family glycosyltransferase encodes the protein MPPDDRGALLGFPLDRLDLPAATERVLALADADAPAAVVTLNPELVVRARRDAALADAVRRADLVVPDGVGVVWAARRAGLAPPGRVPGVELAQAVLARAGDRLPTFLVGGRPGVADRAAERIRAAYGTHVVGTHDGYFPDADGARVADAVRASGARLLLVGLGERQERFVDRHRAAFGRPCALSLGGTLDVLAGDVRRTPAWTRRAGVEWAWRIAADPARWHRAPRLARFAWIVLRTPAGGPRS
- a CDS encoding 2-phosphosulfolactate phosphatase is translated as MAPASSTPPHAPILSIDPVPRAGDPERPDDEGRYADVVLVIDVLRATTTVPLVLEGGATRVGLTASHRVARAVAAEDGGWLLGERRGVPPEGFNFGNAPATLAGRTFDGPALLVSENAPVAAAATAGARRVTLASLVNAGAVVADALAHVRHRIDVVACGFRGAPGLDDVLVAGFLADRLLRGRDDLVPAGATQMALDLMRAERDPLRLLYASRSGRYLRRLGLDADVGASADLDRVDAVPVLTSTEARHGGEVFAFAPADAP
- a CDS encoding NAD(P)/FAD-dependent oxidoreductase, which codes for MKRYDVAVIGAGVVGAALARALSATRASVVLIDAQSEAGFGTSKANSGIVHAGHHGDPATLKGALEWPGNQAWDALAAELGFAFRRIGELTVAFDDAERAHLDALEARGRAKGVPGLERWDAARVRREEPALSHDVDDALYAPTAGVVNPYEACYTLVENAVRNGVEAVFDAPVTDVEILDGGAAFALRAGARRIEARYVVNAAGLFGDALNVLAGAGGPTLRGRKGEEYLLDKRLQGTVRRLVFPVPGRASKGTLIIPTYDGTLMVGPTAHEVDDKEDVTTTAAGAEEVFAKVRRLAPGLQASDVIAQFAGVRAVAEDDDFHVGATDRPRWLQALGIQSPGLTAAPVLAERLVAELAAQGLALEPDPAFDPVLPPPVRFAAADAVVQEALVARDPAYARMVCRCELVTEGEIRDAIRRGARTLDGIKFRTRAGMGRCQGGFCTLRCMELLERDAGIPLPDVRKRGPASWVAIPRVDGAPGKGVAS
- a CDS encoding FAD-dependent oxidoreductase, whose product is MISDRPQDLAPTYDVTVVGGGPAGMAAALGARAAGADRVLLLDRDGEAGGILNQCIHAGFGVHWFGEELTGPEYAQRFFENVLEEDVDVLLGAYVLDAGAGDGVRVASPVVGLATVPSRAVVLAMGARERTRAAVRIPGPRPAGVMTAGFAQKLVNQEGYLPGRRVAILGSGDIGLIMARRLILEGVDVTGVYELMPHANGSNRNVVQCLDDFGVPLHVATSIAEIRGRDRVEGVRVAPVGTDGRLDVDAGEDVACDTVLTSIGLIPENELSRTLRLRMDPATGGPVVSSAMETSRDGVFACGNVVHVHDLVDHVSREADLAGRAAGAYATGAPPPEDNVRLVPGDNVRSCVPHTISTERTHVVHVRVTRPMEACTLRLGDVHARPLRYAVPGEMTTVKLRPRALEGFAGGSLRVDVVPREEGAKA
- a CDS encoding DUF1667 domain-containing protein — its product is MNASDPDAHAVEHRTYLCTGCPLGCRLEVDAVDGDVVEVRGFSCKRGDAYARQEYVDPRRPLATTVAVAGGRWPRLPVKSAAPLPKALLADVAAYLHTVRVDAPVALGDVVAADVLGSGIDVVATRDLPADAPT
- the bshC gene encoding bacillithiol biosynthesis cysteine-adding enzyme BshC, with product MPNASRSGGAPPAPSFLDAYLRGDLSRFFDVAPGDVAAGLARPYPGDRAALADALDAQATARGDGPGPRRAIQRLRHPDARVVVTGQQPGVLLGPMYALVKAVSAWALAARLDREDRPVVPVYWVASQDHDVDEIARTTLLGPDGVRREVALDLPEGRPSGRIAWREDWTACLQDAVQDLYGATAAATEVRALLEDVTAPGGTVADVFARTLARLLGPRGLVVLDPMKPDLARTFAPWLRRELEAPTVGPEAIRTSGEALRSLGWTPQLGRAAGATNLFVQRGDGPRRLLRVDGDGFHLDGEVGARASAADVAAWLEDDPAAVTPAAGLRPILQDAVLPTAAVVVGPGELRYFAQVRGVYAHHGVAMPLVHPRTRATLLEPPAARILARYGLTAAAVQADPEGVEREVALALHGADDAFTAAAERLERDAADLLDAVRGIDPTLAGPVARSEASVEAAVARLRTKTAAALARRDRVTHAQFARLRAMLVPGGGPQERVVTPFAYFAKFGVTPVLDRLLTLPADGAHELPLDP